In one window of Bizionia sp. M204 DNA:
- a CDS encoding T9SS type A sorting domain-containing protein: MKKITFYLMMLLSVSVFSQIEIVDNFNGESNGSTPSNWPGSNFQSNTNFICDGSGLSAWSFLAAGTSGTLSSANYPAISNGTNLTANFSFNVFERNSQFPGAQNVAPTAGWGSLVLEYTTDGGSTWTNITTINDSNFTFIDAATCQTASVSVGTIANASDFQARFVADIVNVGTFRTVVVLDNISITQESTSIPNCDATLISPVNGLTSADTDINLTWSAATGLATGYKVSVGTTMGGSEIVSDAMTTTTNYNLTGLAYETVYYVRIVPYNAIGDAISCSEESFTTRAAPIPGATFSSPIVVSNFPYIEAFGDTNNFENNIDVSPCSNSYMRGKDVFYEITPTEDMSINIDLASITNNGASIHVVQGCPDVATECVAYVGTFNTSGGALNLSEVVLLAGNTYFIVLSNSSSSRTYTYSLIIQRNSCINPTFTLANVPDCNNDQFSINVDVTYLGSATSLTLSDDNATTTDITGISNTGVVNIGPYPSGTTVNVTLTNSTDTSCLFEDATFYNCPPENDECAMATELTVNTDGTCTTLTVGTNVGATESVTDPSSCSGSGTNDVWYSFVATHESLILEYYNVTPVVGTATSLTTELLEGNCGSLTSLGCFNSNTYIALNNLTVNETYYIRNRAAFNGNETNFVICLKTPPAPPVNDECSSAIVLTASTDDQCNNAVNGTTVGATRSADSTCPDTAFASYSDVWYVLNPGADGFYEFSFTLNSGAPSSYYIYSGSCGSLTDISSNCNSTSNQILDLDSSETYYVMVKSSQSEAGADFDLCVYALPPAVANSDCSGAIALIESPNDQGSNTISSNLDNAYPSTEACNTNNESVWYTFTPTYTGMYNFDFTRVSGSASYTVYNTDNCSQASTSGYVTGFSSCFNSGDKTAELVAGTTYLIVVHANSPASFELFAYPDPSLSVDTNTFETFKYYPNPVVNTLTIESGNTISNVRIFNIVGQQVQVTAPNNLKTSINMNALEDGVYFVTVTINDAEKTFKVIKK, encoded by the coding sequence ATGAAAAAAATTACTTTTTATTTAATGATGCTGTTGAGCGTATCTGTTTTTTCTCAAATTGAAATTGTTGACAATTTCAATGGAGAATCAAATGGATCTACGCCATCCAATTGGCCTGGTTCAAACTTCCAATCCAACACAAATTTTATTTGTGACGGTTCTGGATTATCTGCTTGGAGCTTTTTAGCCGCGGGTACATCAGGAACATTATCATCAGCTAACTACCCAGCCATATCTAATGGCACAAACCTAACTGCTAATTTTAGCTTTAATGTTTTTGAACGTAACAGCCAGTTTCCTGGCGCACAAAATGTTGCTCCAACTGCGGGATGGGGAAGTTTGGTATTAGAATATACTACTGATGGTGGATCAACTTGGACAAATATTACAACTATTAACGATTCTAACTTTACTTTTATTGATGCCGCAACATGTCAAACGGCTAGCGTTTCAGTTGGAACCATAGCAAATGCGAGCGATTTTCAGGCACGTTTTGTTGCAGACATAGTTAATGTGGGAACTTTTAGAACTGTTGTTGTTTTAGATAATATTTCCATTACGCAAGAATCAACGTCTATTCCAAATTGTGATGCTACACTTATTTCACCAGTTAACGGTTTAACATCTGCTGACACCGACATTAATTTAACGTGGTCTGCTGCAACTGGTTTAGCAACAGGTTACAAAGTATCGGTTGGCACAACTATGGGTGGATCTGAAATTGTTTCAGATGCTATGACAACTACAACCAATTACAACTTAACAGGTCTTGCTTATGAAACGGTGTATTATGTTAGAATTGTACCATATAACGCAATTGGTGACGCAATCTCATGTTCTGAAGAAAGCTTTACAACTCGTGCCGCACCAATTCCAGGAGCAACATTTTCAAGTCCAATAGTTGTTTCTAATTTTCCATATATTGAAGCTTTTGGAGACACAAACAATTTTGAAAACAATATTGATGTAAGTCCATGTAGTAATTCATACATGCGTGGAAAGGATGTTTTTTATGAGATAACACCAACTGAAGACATGTCCATAAATATTGATTTAGCTAGTATTACTAATAACGGTGCTAGTATTCATGTCGTTCAAGGATGTCCAGATGTTGCTACAGAATGTGTTGCTTATGTTGGAACATTTAATACTAGTGGTGGTGCTTTAAACTTATCTGAAGTTGTACTACTAGCTGGTAATACGTACTTTATTGTTTTAAGTAACTCAAGTAGTTCAAGAACGTATACATATAGCTTAATTATTCAAAGAAATTCATGTATCAATCCAACGTTCACATTAGCTAATGTGCCAGATTGTAATAATGATCAATTTTCAATTAATGTAGATGTTACTTATTTAGGTAGTGCAACGTCATTGACGTTGAGTGATGATAATGCTACAACTACAGATATTACAGGTATCTCTAATACAGGTGTTGTAAATATAGGGCCTTACCCAAGCGGAACAACAGTAAATGTAACATTAACTAATAGTACAGATACAAGTTGTTTATTTGAAGACGCTACTTTCTACAACTGTCCGCCAGAAAATGATGAATGCGCCATGGCTACAGAGCTTACTGTAAATACAGATGGAACGTGCACCACGTTAACTGTTGGTACCAATGTAGGTGCTACGGAATCTGTTACAGATCCGAGTTCTTGTTCTGGAAGCGGGACTAATGATGTTTGGTATTCATTTGTTGCAACTCATGAATCACTAATTTTAGAATATTATAATGTAACGCCTGTTGTTGGAACAGCCACAAGTTTAACGACAGAATTACTAGAAGGTAATTGTGGTAGTTTAACAAGTTTAGGTTGCTTTAATAGTAACACTTATATTGCTCTTAACAACTTAACAGTAAACGAAACCTATTATATTCGTAATAGAGCGGCATTTAATGGCAATGAAACAAACTTTGTAATTTGTTTAAAAACACCTCCTGCTCCACCAGTAAATGATGAGTGTTCTAGTGCCATTGTTTTAACAGCTTCTACAGATGATCAATGTAATAATGCAGTTAACGGAACTACAGTTGGAGCAACACGTTCAGCAGATTCTACATGTCCAGATACAGCATTTGCTAGCTACTCTGATGTATGGTATGTGCTTAATCCAGGTGCAGATGGTTTTTATGAGTTTAGCTTTACACTAAATTCTGGTGCCCCTTCATCCTATTATATTTACAGTGGAAGCTGTGGCTCATTAACCGACATTAGCAGTAACTGTAATAGTACTTCAAACCAAATATTAGATTTGGACAGTTCAGAAACGTATTATGTAATGGTAAAATCTAGCCAATCGGAAGCAGGTGCTGATTTTGATTTATGTGTGTATGCATTACCTCCAGCAGTAGCTAACAGCGATTGTTCAGGTGCCATTGCACTTATAGAGTCTCCAAATGATCAAGGTAGTAATACCATTTCTAGCAATTTAGATAATGCGTACCCTTCAACTGAAGCCTGTAATACAAACAACGAATCAGTTTGGTATACGTTTACACCAACATATACAGGTATGTATAACTTCGACTTTACTAGAGTATCTGGGAGCGCTAGTTACACAGTTTATAATACCGACAACTGTTCTCAAGCATCTACTTCAGGTTATGTTACTGGTTTTAGTAGCTGTTTTAACTCTGGAGATAAAACTGCAGAATTGGTAGCTGGTACAACATACCTAATTGTTGTACATGCAAATAGCCCTGCATCCTTTGAATTGTTTGCATATCCAGATCCATCTTTAAGTGTTGATACTAATACATTTGAAACGTTTAAATACTATCCAAATCCTGTTGTTAATACCTTAACAATTGAATCTGGAAACACCATTTCAAATGTTAGAATCTTTAACATAGTCGGACAACAGGTTCAAGTTACAGCACCAAACAACTTAAAAACAAGTATAAATATGAATGCATTAGAGGATGGTGTTTACTTTGTAACCGTAACTATCAACGATGCTGAAAAAACCTTTAAGGTTATTAAGAAATAG
- a CDS encoding NAD-dependent epimerase/dehydratase family protein encodes MKSKVLIIGACGQIGSELTYKLREIHGHDNVIASDISYGNLDIVNSGIFEILDAQDSTSLKVCIEKYEINTVYLMAAMLSATGEKFPMKAWDLNMSTLFNVLDLAKNGQIKKIFWPSSIAVFGPTTPKKETPQYTIMEPSTVYGITKQVGERWCEYYFNKYGVDVRSIRYPGIISWKTLPGGGTTDYAVDIYHKALADNHFNCFLSENTELPMMYMEDAIKATIQIMEAPASHIHIRSSYNLAAISFTPKDMVHSIKKELSGFTIEYNPDFRQEIADSWPNTIDDSHARKDWNWEHQFSLDDITKDMLANLAEKVKS; translated from the coding sequence ATGAAATCTAAAGTTTTAATTATTGGAGCTTGTGGGCAAATAGGCTCAGAGCTAACCTACAAATTACGAGAAATTCATGGGCATGATAACGTAATTGCTAGCGATATAAGCTATGGAAATTTAGATATTGTTAACTCTGGTATTTTTGAAATTTTAGACGCTCAAGATTCAACGAGCCTCAAAGTTTGTATTGAAAAATATGAAATAAACACGGTGTACCTTATGGCTGCCATGTTAAGTGCTACTGGCGAAAAATTCCCAATGAAAGCATGGGATTTAAACATGAGCACACTATTTAACGTGTTAGATTTAGCTAAAAACGGACAAATAAAAAAAATATTCTGGCCCTCCAGTATTGCTGTTTTTGGACCTACTACACCTAAAAAAGAAACACCACAGTATACCATTATGGAGCCTTCAACGGTATATGGCATTACCAAACAGGTGGGAGAACGTTGGTGCGAATATTACTTTAATAAATATGGCGTAGATGTTAGAAGTATTCGCTATCCGGGAATTATTAGCTGGAAAACACTACCTGGAGGCGGAACAACAGATTATGCCGTAGATATTTATCACAAAGCCCTTGCGGACAATCATTTCAATTGCTTCCTCTCCGAAAATACAGAACTTCCTATGATGTATATGGAGGATGCCATTAAGGCAACCATCCAAATTATGGAAGCACCTGCTAGCCATATTCATATTCGTTCATCATATAACTTGGCTGCTATTAGTTTCACACCTAAAGACATGGTGCACTCTATTAAAAAAGAATTGAGTGGTTTTACCATAGAATATAATCCAGATTTTCGTCAAGAAATTGCTGATTCATGGCCAAACACTATTGATGATAGCCATGCACGTAAGGATTGGAACTGGGAACACCAGTTTTCTTTAGATGATATTACCAAAGACATGCTTGCTAATTTAGCAGAGAAAGTTAAGTCCTAA
- a CDS encoding CBS domain-containing protein, which produces MGIKSFQGARKQQHNATDNQQLKVSDYMTRDLITFNPEQTVDEVIHLLISNKISGGPVVNSQNELVGIISEGDCLKQICESHYYNMPIEQDTVDKRMIKKVETIDGNMDVFEAAKKFLDSKIRRFPIVEEGKLVGQISQKDILKAAMKLKGHNWK; this is translated from the coding sequence ATGGGCATTAAAAGTTTTCAAGGTGCGCGAAAGCAGCAACATAACGCAACAGACAATCAGCAATTAAAAGTTAGCGATTACATGACACGCGATTTAATTACGTTTAACCCCGAACAAACGGTTGATGAAGTAATCCATTTGTTAATTTCAAATAAAATTTCAGGTGGTCCTGTGGTAAATTCACAAAATGAGTTAGTTGGTATTATTTCGGAAGGAGATTGTTTAAAACAAATTTGCGAAAGTCATTATTACAATATGCCAATTGAACAAGATACCGTTGATAAACGAATGATAAAAAAGGTGGAAACTATCGATGGAAATATGGATGTTTTTGAAGCGGCCAAAAAGTTTCTAGATTCTAAAATTAGGCGTTTTCCTATTGTTGAAGAAGGTAAATTAGTGGGGCAAATTAGTCAGAAAGATATTTTAAAAGCAGCCATGAAGCTCAAAGGCCATAATTGGAAATAG
- a CDS encoding M13 family metallopeptidase, translating to MNSNLKKASLLSAAAFMGLMACKNEAKEETALVETESIPGINLEYMDTNVKPNDDFFNYVNGTWLKTTEIPDDQSTWGSFNELRKKTDADALSILEAAMSDDKDIDKIQVLPGSDQEKAVFLYQTIMDTVGRNEQGLEPIKPYLAKIDAIENIDDLQDYMIEMEPLGGGGLYGFGVSSDPKDSNRNVAYLGGGSTGLPDRDYYVKDDADSKEKREKYVAHITRMLQYLGETEADANAEAKQILAFETRLAEAKMDKVDRRDARKRYNPRSIEQVQKMVPAVNWKNFLNGIGVKELDTVIIGDLNYFTRLQEVLAENNVDDWKAYLRWDAFNGAAGQLSTELETASWEFYGRELNGAKKQRPRDERALGSLNGTVGEALGKLYVDKMFPPEAKAKAEKMIANVILAFENRINNLEWMSPETKKKAIEKLQATSIKIAYPDKWKDYSALEIKGVDEGGSYLQNSLNARAWNFKKDIDKLGKPVDKSEWYMAPQVVNAYFNPAYNEIVFPAAILQPPFYNYKADDAVNYGGIGAVIGHEISHSFDDSGSRYDKDGNLNNWWTDEDLKQFESLGNQLADQYSAIEVLPDVTINGKFTLGENIGDLGGVLAAYDALQLSFKENGRPADIDGFTAEQRFFMSWATVWRTKMRDDALKTRIKTDPHSPGMNRAVQPLLNIDAFYEAFNIKAGDSMYIAPEQRVRIW from the coding sequence ATGAATTCAAACTTAAAAAAAGCATCATTATTGAGTGCAGCCGCCTTTATGGGTTTAATGGCTTGTAAGAATGAGGCTAAAGAAGAAACCGCGCTTGTGGAAACGGAATCCATTCCGGGGATTAATTTGGAATATATGGATACCAATGTTAAACCAAATGACGACTTTTTTAACTATGTAAATGGTACTTGGTTAAAGACAACCGAAATTCCAGACGACCAATCTACATGGGGAAGTTTTAATGAACTACGAAAAAAAACAGACGCTGATGCCTTAAGTATTTTGGAAGCTGCCATGTCTGATGATAAGGATATAGATAAGATACAGGTTCTTCCGGGTTCCGATCAGGAGAAGGCCGTATTTTTATATCAAACTATAATGGATACCGTTGGTAGAAATGAGCAAGGTTTAGAGCCAATAAAGCCTTATTTAGCCAAAATTGATGCCATTGAAAATATTGATGATTTACAGGATTATATGATCGAGATGGAACCACTTGGAGGTGGTGGATTATATGGTTTTGGTGTAAGTTCAGATCCAAAAGACAGCAATAGAAACGTTGCTTATTTAGGCGGAGGAAGTACGGGTTTGCCAGACCGTGATTATTATGTAAAAGATGATGCAGATTCTAAAGAAAAACGTGAAAAATATGTGGCACATATTACTAGAATGTTACAATATTTAGGGGAAACCGAAGCGGATGCAAATGCAGAAGCCAAGCAAATATTAGCGTTTGAAACACGTTTAGCAGAAGCTAAAATGGATAAAGTGGATAGACGGGACGCTAGAAAGCGTTACAATCCAAGATCTATTGAACAAGTACAAAAAATGGTACCAGCCGTTAATTGGAAAAACTTTTTAAACGGAATAGGTGTCAAAGAATTAGATACCGTTATTATTGGAGACTTAAATTATTTTACCCGCTTGCAGGAAGTTTTAGCTGAAAATAATGTAGACGATTGGAAAGCATACCTGCGATGGGATGCCTTTAATGGGGCTGCTGGACAATTAAGTACGGAACTAGAAACTGCGAGTTGGGAGTTTTATGGTCGTGAATTAAATGGTGCCAAAAAGCAACGTCCACGTGATGAGCGTGCTTTAGGATCCTTAAATGGAACAGTAGGTGAAGCTTTAGGGAAACTATATGTTGATAAAATGTTTCCGCCAGAGGCTAAAGCCAAAGCAGAGAAAATGATTGCTAATGTAATTTTAGCTTTTGAAAATCGCATTAATAATTTGGAATGGATGAGTCCAGAAACCAAGAAAAAAGCAATTGAAAAACTACAAGCAACATCCATTAAAATTGCATATCCAGATAAGTGGAAAGACTATTCAGCATTAGAAATTAAAGGTGTTGATGAAGGTGGGTCATATTTACAGAACTCCTTAAATGCACGTGCTTGGAATTTTAAAAAGGATATTGATAAATTAGGGAAGCCAGTTGATAAAAGTGAATGGTATATGGCGCCACAGGTTGTAAATGCCTATTTTAATCCGGCTTATAACGAAATTGTGTTTCCAGCAGCTATTTTACAACCACCTTTCTATAATTATAAAGCGGATGACGCTGTAAATTACGGTGGAATAGGTGCTGTTATTGGACATGAAATATCGCATAGTTTTGACGATTCTGGATCGCGTTACGATAAAGATGGAAACTTAAATAACTGGTGGACAGATGAAGATTTAAAGCAGTTTGAATCTTTAGGAAACCAATTAGCCGATCAGTACAGCGCGATTGAAGTATTACCAGATGTTACTATTAATGGAAAATTCACTTTGGGTGAAAATATTGGTGATTTAGGTGGTGTTCTAGCAGCTTATGATGCCTTACAATTAAGTTTTAAGGAAAACGGCAGACCAGCAGATATTGATGGCTTTACAGCAGAGCAACGTTTCTTTATGAGTTGGGCAACTGTATGGAGAACTAAAATGCGGGACGATGCGTTAAAAACACGTATTAAAACAGATCCACATTCGCCAGGAATGAATCGTGCGGTGCAACCTTTATTAAATATAGATGCTTTTTATGAAGCATTTAATATTAAAGCGGGAGACAGTATGTATATTGCGCCAGAACAACGCGTAAGAATTTGGTAA
- a CDS encoding M48 family metallopeptidase, whose translation MKKLLIVALCVLGFQAHAQTSQELLNHYREYYKQMKIQGDSQGIINGLTHLILLSPSEAQAHKDTLAMVYMSEGNHIQALNTIGIDNSPTDSDIAIEVKAVSLKALNEPNRALIHFEELFKRTPDPSIAYELAELYLQTNNLEKSNSYIEYGLTNSKENMGKTFYESQQPYQVSMKSAFLYLKALLKFNENKATNIDAAISILDEAIKTAPNFNLAILSKNALLNQKKEAKPKE comes from the coding sequence ATGAAGAAATTACTTATTGTTGCGTTATGTGTTTTAGGATTTCAAGCACATGCACAAACCAGTCAAGAATTGCTGAATCACTACCGTGAATATTACAAGCAAATGAAAATTCAGGGAGACTCCCAAGGTATTATAAACGGGTTAACGCATTTAATTTTGTTATCACCTTCAGAAGCACAAGCACATAAGGACACGTTAGCTATGGTATATATGAGCGAGGGCAACCATATACAAGCTTTAAATACCATAGGCATTGATAACAGTCCTACAGATTCTGATATTGCAATTGAGGTAAAAGCGGTTTCCTTAAAAGCCCTAAATGAACCAAATCGCGCACTTATTCATTTTGAAGAATTGTTTAAGCGCACGCCAGACCCTTCTATAGCTTATGAGCTGGCTGAACTTTATTTACAAACAAATAACTTGGAAAAATCTAACAGCTATATTGAATATGGTTTAACCAATTCAAAAGAAAATATGGGTAAAACATTTTATGAGAGTCAACAGCCTTATCAGGTTTCAATGAAGTCTGCATTTTTATATTTGAAAGCCTTATTAAAATTTAATGAAAACAAGGCAACTAATATAGATGCTGCAATTTCTATTTTAGATGAAGCCATCAAAACAGCACCCAATTTCAATTTAGCTATTTTAAGTAAAAATGCTTTATTAAATCAGAAAAAGGAAGCTAAACCAAAAGAATAG
- a CDS encoding M28 family peptidase — MLKKLLALILIAFAVYWSFSVLLPQNISTLDTPENEFSTERALVHLKEISKAPHYLGNAEHTRVRNYIIQQLEALGLETEVQEAFSITKWGNLSKPKNIIARYKGEENGKALLLLTHYDSQPHSSFGASDAGSGVVTILESLRAFLSENKQPKNDIIIVISDAEELGLNGADIFVNKHPWAKDVGLVLNFEARGSGGPSYMLIETNQGNAELMKHFVAANPEYPVANSLAYSIYKMLPNDTDLTRFREDGNIDGFNFAFIDDHFDYHTALDTYERLDRNTLEHQGSYLMPLLHYFSDANLSSVKSKEDYIYFNVPLFKTVIYPFSWIFPMLILAFLGFIALLIYGFKREAFIGSEIGRGFAAFFLTLLSAGGIGFGLWFVIKLIYPQFAEMLHGFTYNGHVYIFAFTFLALAICFWVYHKFHKPENTASLFVAPLFFWLLICTLVAFVLPGASFFILPVFFGLITLFILIRQKKPNLILMALLGFPVLTIMVPFIKMFPVGLGLKILFVSCILVVLIFGMLVSVFGFFNQKKLWSYVFLGASIICLAMAHFKSDFSEDRPRPNSLNYVLDSNTNTAVWATYDDALDSYTQPFLTDSPDDASLLNQNTMGSKYKSGFTFTKTAPVKALENPEIIIISDTIIGANRNITLQFKSNRLAERVEVFADSTNIFKDAIINGIPAIKDNASAHAFDDRYNNRLFSYYVSENEPLSMQLVVPKNQKTTLQFYEATYDLLSNNHFTIPSRTKAMIPKPFVLNDAVIIKSTVTIK; from the coding sequence ATGTTAAAAAAATTACTCGCTTTAATTCTTATTGCTTTTGCCGTATACTGGAGTTTTTCAGTGTTATTACCTCAAAATATTTCAACATTAGATACTCCCGAAAACGAGTTTTCTACAGAACGTGCTTTGGTACACTTAAAAGAAATTAGTAAAGCTCCACATTACTTGGGAAATGCGGAGCATACACGCGTTAGAAATTACATCATCCAACAATTAGAAGCTTTAGGGTTAGAAACAGAAGTGCAGGAAGCGTTTTCAATCACGAAATGGGGTAATTTATCGAAACCAAAAAATATTATTGCACGATACAAAGGTGAAGAAAACGGCAAAGCCTTGTTATTACTCACCCATTATGACAGTCAACCACATTCCTCTTTTGGTGCTAGTGATGCCGGATCTGGCGTTGTTACAATTTTAGAAAGTCTTCGGGCATTTTTAAGTGAGAACAAACAACCTAAAAACGATATTATTATTGTTATTTCTGATGCGGAAGAATTAGGGTTGAATGGTGCTGATATTTTTGTAAATAAACATCCATGGGCAAAAGATGTTGGTTTGGTTCTAAATTTTGAAGCTCGTGGTTCTGGTGGACCAAGTTATATGCTTATTGAAACCAACCAAGGAAATGCAGAATTAATGAAGCATTTTGTAGCTGCTAACCCCGAATATCCGGTAGCCAATTCTTTGGCCTACAGTATTTATAAAATGTTACCAAATGACACAGATTTAACCCGTTTTCGGGAAGATGGAAATATTGATGGTTTCAATTTTGCATTTATAGACGATCATTTTGATTACCATACTGCTCTAGATACTTACGAACGTTTAGATAGAAATACTTTGGAACATCAAGGCAGTTATTTAATGCCGTTACTCCATTATTTTTCAGACGCCAATTTATCTTCAGTAAAAAGTAAGGAAGATTATATCTATTTTAATGTACCCCTTTTTAAGACGGTTATTTACCCGTTTTCATGGATTTTTCCAATGCTCATTTTAGCGTTTTTAGGATTTATAGCGCTCTTAATTTATGGTTTTAAACGCGAAGCATTTATAGGTTCTGAAATTGGTCGTGGTTTTGCAGCTTTCTTTTTAACCCTCCTTTCAGCCGGCGGAATAGGTTTTGGTTTATGGTTTGTAATAAAACTAATATACCCTCAATTTGCCGAGATGCTTCATGGCTTTACTTATAATGGCCATGTGTATATTTTTGCGTTTACATTTTTGGCTTTAGCTATTTGTTTTTGGGTCTATCATAAATTTCATAAACCAGAAAATACGGCTAGTTTATTTGTAGCACCTTTATTTTTCTGGCTGTTAATCTGTACGCTTGTGGCTTTTGTATTGCCAGGCGCAAGCTTTTTTATTCTTCCGGTTTTCTTCGGATTAATAACCTTGTTTATACTGATAAGACAGAAAAAACCAAACCTGATTTTAATGGCACTTTTAGGTTTTCCAGTCTTGACCATTATGGTGCCATTTATAAAAATGTTTCCTGTGGGACTCGGACTAAAAATCCTGTTTGTTTCCTGTATTTTGGTAGTTTTAATTTTTGGTATGTTGGTTTCTGTTTTTGGCTTTTTCAACCAAAAAAAACTATGGTCTTATGTGTTTTTAGGAGCAAGCATAATATGTTTAGCCATGGCCCATTTTAAATCTGATTTTTCAGAAGATAGACCTAGACCTAATAGTTTAAATTATGTTTTAGATAGTAATACCAATACAGCTGTTTGGGCCACTTATGATGATGCTTTAGATAGTTACACACAACCTTTTTTAACGGACTCACCCGATGATGCTTCACTATTAAATCAAAACACCATGGGCAGTAAATATAAATCGGGTTTTACTTTTACTAAAACAGCGCCTGTTAAAGCACTTGAAAATCCAGAAATAATAATTATTTCAGATACTATTATTGGTGCAAACCGAAATATCACACTTCAATTTAAATCCAATAGGCTTGCTGAACGCGTGGAAGTTTTTGCTGATAGTACAAATATTTTCAAGGATGCCATTATTAACGGTATTCCCGCTATAAAAGATAACGCATCTGCTCATGCTTTTGATGACCGATACAATAACAGATTATTTAGTTATTATGTATCCGAAAATGAACCGTTAAGTATGCAATTGGTGGTTCCGAAGAATCAAAAAACAACTTTACAGTTTTACGAAGCTACTTATGATTTACTAAGTAATAATCATTTTACAATTCCAAGCAGAACAAAAGCCATGATACCGAAACCATTTGTGCTAAACGATGCGGTTATTATTAAAAGTACAGTGACTATTAAATAA